TGTACCAGAGGACTATGTACACCGCATCGGTAGGACAGGTCGCGCAGGTGCCAATGGAGAAGCGATTTCGTTGGTGAGTGCAGATGAAATGGAATATTTGGAAGGAATCGAAAAACTATTGCGCCAAAGCTTAAATGCAACAGTGATAGAAGGATTCGAGCCTACAGAAACTGCCATAGAGGCACCCAAGAAAAAGAACTTTTCGCAACGAAGTGGTCAGCCTCAGAACAAACCACAGAATAAGGGTGGTAACAATTCCTGGAGAAGAAGAAAGTCGAACTTCAAGAAGTCTAAAAGCAGAACGAGTAGTTAATACTACTTTTCAAATCATGATATTTTAAAGACAGCTATTAATGGCTGTCTTTTTTTTATGCCTATTTTTTATTCATTCATAACCCGACGGCCTGCCAAGTCAACAATTATCTTTAACGAGCCAATTAAAGTTTAACTAAGTTTGTTCCAAATTTTTGGGTCACGAGCAGTCGCTAACACAGCATGAACATAAACCCTGTTCTCCTCTACTGTAAAATGAATAGCTTCTTTGAAAACACTCAATATGGCCATTCTGACCAGTTTGTATCGCTTTTGATAAAGTAGTGGCTGATTCCGAATTTTTATAAGCTTTTGATCTAATTCTTTAATGAACCTGAGACCCAATCCCTCTTTTTTGTCTTCATACCACTTTACTGCATCCCTTATGTCAATTTCTGCATCCGGCTTAATGACTATCTCATAATCCATACTACTCTCCTAATAGAGAAACTTTTATTTCCTCCCAGCTTTTACCTACGGATGGATTTTTCTGATGAATTAGGAGCCTTTCATCCAAAATTTGTTTGACCTCCTCTGACAATTCGTCTGGAGCATTTTCTACCTCAGCCTTTATCATTCCATATATCAAATTGATAAAGCGATCATCAGCCTGAGTTTGTAGATACGTCGTAATTTGTTCTATCCTCTGAGGTTTTTCCATCTTTTCCACTTTATACAAATATACCTTTTCTTATTCTAATAGACTTACCCCAAAATCTCCGTCTCAAATCCATCAATGCTTTGGGTATTCTTTTCTTCCCAATACTGATCGATACGGTCTTGACCTTGTTTTTCCCAATGCGTTTTGAGTTGGTCTCGCTCTTCTTTGAAATCCATGAAAGGTACTGCCATACCACAAGAAGTTTGTACCAGATCGACATCCATCTCGATAATCTGGCGTGAACCCATCAGGGGAGGAAAATGATTGATAAACTCTTGATATTCCCGATCCCTGGGATGATAAATCTTAGCCTTACCATACAGTCGAAGAATCAGTGGTTTCCCTTCAAAGGCACAAAACATAATGGTCATCCTGTTGTTCTCCAACAGGTGAGCTGCAGTTTCATTTCCACTACCTGTCAGGTTCAACCAGATGACTTTATTGGGACCCAAGACACGCAAAGAATCCATTCCTTTAGGTGAGACATTGACACGCCCTTCACTTCGAGCTGTTCCTACAAAAAAGATAGGTTGTGCTTCTATAAACTCCCGAAGAGCGGGGGTAATTTGATCGAGTTTCTTTCCCATTTAAGATTAGTTGATTTGGTAACACACTTATTCAATCGTTGAATAATGGGAAAAGGTTCGGCTTTTATAGCCACTTTTTTCTTTTAAAATAAATGAACATCGCCACAAATGTCATTCCCATCACCCCCCAAACTACATGATAACCATAGTGGAATTTTAGCTCTGGCATATATTCAAAGTTCATTCCATACACCCCAGCGATAAAGGTCAATGGGATGAAAATAGTAGCCACTGTTGTCAACACCTTCATCGTTTCGTTCATCTTCTGACTCAGGGAAGAAAAATAAACGTTGGTCAAACTCTCGAGTGAATTGAGCGTAGACTGTACCTCGTCAATCGCCCCTTCACTACTACTAATCAACTCCATAAAGTACTTGTCAGTATCCTTTAATATGAACTTGCTATCACTTGATCCGATGATCCGAAGCGAATCTTTAAAAGGTGTCAACGCCTTCTTAATCGTTTGGGCCAATTGCTTCATGTGCTCCATTCGAATCAATAGATCCTGCGATGGTTCTTTGAATATCTGCCTCTGAATCTGCTCCACTTCCGTATTGATCCACTCTATAGTCTCATAATAGTTGTCCAAAATCGCGTCCAACAACTGGTACACTAGAAAGTCGGCTTTTTTAGTTCTCACCAGCC
This is a stretch of genomic DNA from Reichenbachiella ulvae. It encodes these proteins:
- a CDS encoding type II toxin-antitoxin system RelE/ParE family toxin — encoded protein: MDYEIVIKPDAEIDIRDAVKWYEDKKEGLGLRFIKELDQKLIKIRNQPLLYQKRYKLVRMAILSVFKEAIHFTVEENRVYVHAVLATARDPKIWNKLS
- a CDS encoding pyridoxamine 5'-phosphate oxidase family protein; this encodes MGKKLDQITPALREFIEAQPIFFVGTARSEGRVNVSPKGMDSLRVLGPNKVIWLNLTGSGNETAAHLLENNRMTIMFCAFEGKPLILRLYGKAKIYHPRDREYQEFINHFPPLMGSRQIIEMDVDLVQTSCGMAVPFMDFKEERDQLKTHWEKQGQDRIDQYWEEKNTQSIDGFETEILG
- the corA gene encoding magnesium/cobalt transporter CorA, which codes for MKDFDITRPDKLLFSGLKSLVSLPISLYTDQKSKAKGSGQVSFIGEKKVEEVTTQHYLYNSDTLDIVNENAHDTFPKNLDDKKTHWLNIYGLHDVQLIEKLCTDLKLDRITLRHVLDTTLRPKVEAYDSYLFFSIKSVLREGDEDLKVEQVSFILSHNYVISFQEEVGDHFDHIRNKIVEKLGLVRTKKADFLVYQLLDAILDNYYETIEWINTEVEQIQRQIFKEPSQDLLIRMEHMKQLAQTIKKALTPFKDSLRIIGSSDSKFILKDTDKYFMELISSSEGAIDEVQSTLNSLESLTNVYFSSLSQKMNETMKVLTTVATIFIPLTFIAGVYGMNFEYMPELKFHYGYHVVWGVMGMTFVAMFIYFKRKKWL